In the Streptomyces sp. 3214.6 genome, GCGCCCGCGGACCGCGGCCAGGACCGCCGCCGCGAACGGCAGCGACTCGTGCACCGGCCCGTACCCCAGCCCGAAGACGACCGTCGCCGGATCCTGGTCGGCCTGCACCGGCGCGGGCTCCCCGTTCAGCAGCCGTAGATGCCCCTCGAACACCTCCGGCGACCGCCATTCGACCCCGCTCAGCTCGGAGACGGCGAAACTCTGGTCGCCCGCCTTCCACTTCGCCGACGACGCGCCCGTCCAGAACCACCGGAAGCGCACGGTACGCCCGTCGAACGAGGCCTTCCCGTCGTACGCCTTGAAGGACAGCGGCGCCTCGGGAGCGTCCACCAGGAAACGATCCGCCGGACCGGAGTCGGTCAGTCGTGACTTCAGCTCGTCCGCGTAGTACTCGGCGAGCGTCTCGCGTTCGGCGGGCAGTACCAGCCGGTACGGGTCGCACCCTTCCTTG is a window encoding:
- a CDS encoding DUF4429 domain-containing protein, whose amino-acid sequence is MSRMGDVLAGFHAAWEFESDSVLIRYERGLRTPKLLSALGERRIPLAAVGRVTLAPGKRGTVVLHAEPRPGADPLMEAAAGQLKEGCDPYRLVLPAERETLAEYYADELKSRLTDSGPADRFLVDAPEAPLSFKAYDGKASFDGRTVRFRWFWTGASSAKWKAGDQSFAVSELSGVEWRSPEVFEGHLRLLNGEPAPVQADQDPATVVFGLGYGPVHESLPFAAAVLAAVRGRGTAAAIPAAAAPRRDPGDIAERIRHLGELHSAGLVTDEEFSAKKAELLAEL